A stretch of the Engraulis encrasicolus isolate BLACKSEA-1 chromosome 19, IST_EnEncr_1.0, whole genome shotgun sequence genome encodes the following:
- the rsrp1 gene encoding arginine/serine-rich protein 1 isoform X2, which translates to MKTTARDMQIETARLSEGMRLIFDQAAPSGSSSSSPRSRSSSSSGRSSRSTSRAAHSSKRQRRRSLRRSSRSSSSSSGSSVTSSGPSRSRSHPRCHRRSSPRHCCGRHCHSPPRHYRARSRSYSPSPDKSRRHGSRSRRYHRSSANRSYRARSRSYSCSPSSERRRRHHQRSYRSRSRSERSSSRQHQGFVGRYRCRFPDSPRSRSPRSNRSRSRTSQSSSVHLSQDEKRELLKIAAENAAKTVGAERLVFPESVKRDLLSEESASERATPSPDRSTPVHSKLVSPEPESRQSPTQCICRPVTGQEQADYK; encoded by the exons ATGAAGACCACTGCTAGAGACATGCAGATTGAGACAGCGCGTCTGAGCGAGGGTATGAGGTTGATCTTTGACCAAGCTGCTCCCTCTGGCTCTTCCTCTTCAAGCCCACGCtctcgcagcagcagcagcagtggtaggaGCAGCCGGAGCACCAGCAGAGCCGCTCACTCCTCAAAGCGCCAGAGGAGGCGCTCTCTCAGAAGAAGCTCCAGGTCCAGCAGCTCTTCCTCTGGTTCATCCGTAACGTCCAGCGGCCCGTCTCGCTCCCGCTCTCACCCGCGCTGCCACCGGCGTTCGTCGCCGCGCCACTGCTGCGGCCGCCACTGCCACTCTCCGCCTCGCCACTACCGGGCACGCTCGCGCTCCTACAGCCCCTCCCCAGATAAGAGCCGCCGCCACGGCAGCAGAAGCAGGCGGTATCACCGCTCGTCAGCGAATCGTAGCTACCGCGCACGCTCTCGTTCCTACAGCTGCTCCCCGTCCTCCgagcgccgccgccgccaccaccagagGAGCTACAGGAGCCGCTCTCGGTCcgagcgcagcagcagcaggcagcaccAAGGCTTTGTGGGCCGGTACCGCTGCAGGTTCCCCGACTCCCCCCGCAGTAGGAGCCCCAGGTCCAACAGGAGCAGGTCCAGGACATCCCAGAGCTCCTCCGTCCATCTCAGTCAAGATG AAAAGAGGGAGCTGTTGAAGATTGCCGCTGAAAACGCAGCGAAGACTGTGGGCGCTGAGCGACTGGTGTTCCCTGAGAGTGTGAAACGCGACCTGCTGTCTGAAGAAAGCGCGTCAGAGCGCGCCACCCCTTCTCCAGATCGCAGCACTCCAGTGCACAGTAAACTGGTGAGCCCAGAACCAGAGTCCCGGCAGAGTCCAACACAG TGCATTTGCAGGCCTGTGACTGGCCAGGAACAGGCTGATTATAAATAG
- the rsrp1 gene encoding arginine/serine-rich protein 1 isoform X3 — protein MKTTARDMQIETARLSEGMRLIFDQAAPSGSSSSSPRSRSSSSSGRSSRSTSRAAHSSKRQRRRSLRRSSRSSSSSSGSSVTSSGPSRSRSHPRCHRRSSPRHCCGRHCHSPPRHYRARSRSYSPSPDKSRRHGSRSRRYHRSSANRSYRARSRSYSCSPSSERRRRHHQRSYRSRSRSERSSSRQHQGFVGRYRCRFPDSPRSRSPRSNRSRSRTSQSSSVHLSQDEKRELLKIAAENAAKTVGAERLVFPESVKRDLLSEESASERATPSPDRSTPVHSKLVSPEPESRQSPTQACDWPGTG, from the exons ATGAAGACCACTGCTAGAGACATGCAGATTGAGACAGCGCGTCTGAGCGAGGGTATGAGGTTGATCTTTGACCAAGCTGCTCCCTCTGGCTCTTCCTCTTCAAGCCCACGCtctcgcagcagcagcagcagtggtaggaGCAGCCGGAGCACCAGCAGAGCCGCTCACTCCTCAAAGCGCCAGAGGAGGCGCTCTCTCAGAAGAAGCTCCAGGTCCAGCAGCTCTTCCTCTGGTTCATCCGTAACGTCCAGCGGCCCGTCTCGCTCCCGCTCTCACCCGCGCTGCCACCGGCGTTCGTCGCCGCGCCACTGCTGCGGCCGCCACTGCCACTCTCCGCCTCGCCACTACCGGGCACGCTCGCGCTCCTACAGCCCCTCCCCAGATAAGAGCCGCCGCCACGGCAGCAGAAGCAGGCGGTATCACCGCTCGTCAGCGAATCGTAGCTACCGCGCACGCTCTCGTTCCTACAGCTGCTCCCCGTCCTCCgagcgccgccgccgccaccaccagagGAGCTACAGGAGCCGCTCTCGGTCcgagcgcagcagcagcaggcagcaccAAGGCTTTGTGGGCCGGTACCGCTGCAGGTTCCCCGACTCCCCCCGCAGTAGGAGCCCCAGGTCCAACAGGAGCAGGTCCAGGACATCCCAGAGCTCCTCCGTCCATCTCAGTCAAGATG AAAAGAGGGAGCTGTTGAAGATTGCCGCTGAAAACGCAGCGAAGACTGTGGGCGCTGAGCGACTGGTGTTCCCTGAGAGTGTGAAACGCGACCTGCTGTCTGAAGAAAGCGCGTCAGAGCGCGCCACCCCTTCTCCAGATCGCAGCACTCCAGTGCACAGTAAACTGGTGAGCCCAGAACCAGAGTCCCGGCAGAGTCCAACACAG GCCTGTGACTGGCCAGGAACAGGCTGA
- the rsrp1 gene encoding arginine/serine-rich protein 1 isoform X1, with product MKTTARDMQIETARLSEGMRLIFDQAAPSGSSSSSPRSRSSSSSGRSSRSTSRAAHSSKRQRRRSLRRSSRSSSSSSGSSVTSSGPSRSRSHPRCHRRSSPRHCCGRHCHSPPRHYRARSRSYSPSPDKSRRHGSRSRRYHRSSANRSYRARSRSYSCSPSSERRRRHHQRSYRSRSRSERSSSRQHQGFVGRYRCRFPDSPRSRSPRSNRSRSRTSQSSSVHLSQDEKRELLKIAAENAAKTVGAERLVFPESVKRDLLSEESASERATPSPDRSTPVHSKLVSPEPESRQSPTQVRETVSEEDDELSTRTSPKRKPITFSVNNAFAKPTHGKPHGMTEAKVTPRVDIVGSRKPYGQWVTVKTTTSRSSKH from the exons ATGAAGACCACTGCTAGAGACATGCAGATTGAGACAGCGCGTCTGAGCGAGGGTATGAGGTTGATCTTTGACCAAGCTGCTCCCTCTGGCTCTTCCTCTTCAAGCCCACGCtctcgcagcagcagcagcagtggtaggaGCAGCCGGAGCACCAGCAGAGCCGCTCACTCCTCAAAGCGCCAGAGGAGGCGCTCTCTCAGAAGAAGCTCCAGGTCCAGCAGCTCTTCCTCTGGTTCATCCGTAACGTCCAGCGGCCCGTCTCGCTCCCGCTCTCACCCGCGCTGCCACCGGCGTTCGTCGCCGCGCCACTGCTGCGGCCGCCACTGCCACTCTCCGCCTCGCCACTACCGGGCACGCTCGCGCTCCTACAGCCCCTCCCCAGATAAGAGCCGCCGCCACGGCAGCAGAAGCAGGCGGTATCACCGCTCGTCAGCGAATCGTAGCTACCGCGCACGCTCTCGTTCCTACAGCTGCTCCCCGTCCTCCgagcgccgccgccgccaccaccagagGAGCTACAGGAGCCGCTCTCGGTCcgagcgcagcagcagcaggcagcaccAAGGCTTTGTGGGCCGGTACCGCTGCAGGTTCCCCGACTCCCCCCGCAGTAGGAGCCCCAGGTCCAACAGGAGCAGGTCCAGGACATCCCAGAGCTCCTCCGTCCATCTCAGTCAAGATG AAAAGAGGGAGCTGTTGAAGATTGCCGCTGAAAACGCAGCGAAGACTGTGGGCGCTGAGCGACTGGTGTTCCCTGAGAGTGTGAAACGCGACCTGCTGTCTGAAGAAAGCGCGTCAGAGCGCGCCACCCCTTCTCCAGATCGCAGCACTCCAGTGCACAGTAAACTGGTGAGCCCAGAACCAGAGTCCCGGCAGAGTCCAACACAG GTCAGAGAAACTGTGTCGGAGGAAGATGACGAGTTGAGTACCAGGACGTCTCCGAAGAGGAAACCAATCACATTCAGCGTCAAT AACGCTTTTGCAAAGCCAACACATGGCAAACCTCATGGCATGACCGAGGCTAAGGTAACACCCAGGGTTGACATCGTTGGCAGCAGAAAACCTTATGGACAGTGGGTTACAGTCAAGACCACAACCTCTCGATCATCCAAACATTAA
- the syf2 gene encoding pre-mRNA-splicing factor syf2, whose amino-acid sequence MASCGEVSTAVPDEDASESLASQKREERLRKFRELHFKRNEARKLNHQEVVEEDKRLKLPANWEAKKARLEYELMVDEKKKDCAARGENYDRVKLLEISAEDAERWERKKKKKNPDPGFSGYAEAQLRQYQRLTKQIKPDMDSYERQREEYGEDFHPTSNSLIHGTHVPSKEGVDRMVQDLEKQIEKRAKYSRRRAYNDDADIDYINERNAKFNKKAERFYGKYTAEIKQNLERGTAV is encoded by the exons ATGGCGTCTTGTGGAGAA GTGTCCACAGCAGTTCCTGATGAAGATGCATCAGAAAGTCTTGCATCACAGAAGAGGGAGGAAAGGCTAAGGAAATTCCGAGAACTTCATTTCAAAAGG AATGAAGCTCGCAAACTGAACCACCAGGAGGTGGTTGAGGAGGACAAAAGGCTGAAGCTGCCAGCTAACTGGGAGGCAAAGAAAGCACGTCTGGAGTACGAGCTGATGGTGGATGAGAAAAAGAAG GACTGTGCTGCGCGCGGTGAGAACTACGACAGGGTGAAGCTGCTGGAGATCAGTGCAGAAGATGCCGAGCggtgggagaggaagaagaagaagaagaatccaGACCCGGGCTTCTCCG GCTATGCCGAAGCCCAGCTGCGACAGTACCAGCGGCTCACCAAGCAAATCAAGCCCGACATGGACAGCTACGAAAGGCAGAGAGAAGAATA TGGAGAAGACTTCCACCCCACCTCCAATAGCCTGATCCACGGGACCCACGTGCCCTCAAAGGAGGGCGTCGACCGCATGGTGCAAGACCTGGAAAAACA GATCGAGAAGCGTGCCAAATACAGTCGCCGCCGGGCCTATAACGACGACGCAGACATCGACTACATCAATGAGCGCAATGCCAAGTTCAATAAGAAGGCCGAGCGCTTCTATGGCAAATACACTGCCGAGATCAAACAGAACCTGGAGAGAGGAACTGCCGTGTAA